The genomic DNA TTTGCCTCGTACTAAGTTTGTTGCAGAATTTATCGGTTTTGAAAACTTTTTCTCTGTCGAAAAAATGGAAGCCGGTCATTATCGGACACAAACAAATCAAATAGTGAAAACGACTAATCCTGAACCAAATGTTACAACGACGGTGGCAACGATTCGTCCAGAGGACATTGAGATTGTTTCAGAAGCTGCTACTAATACTGTCGCAGGTACTGTCGCTGTCCGAACATTTTTAGGGAAAAGCTATCAATATGAAGTGGAAACAGCGTTAGGTACATTGCTGGTTAATGGAACAAGTGAACAGTTATATGAAACAAACGAAACCATTCACTTGGCTTTTCCAGCTGAGAAATTAGTTATTTTAGAAAAATAAAAACCATTTTGGAGGAAGATTTAAAAATGAAAAAACGCGTAATTTTAGGGACATTAGTCGCTGCAACGTTATTAATGACTGCTTGTGGAAACAGCGAAGCAACTACGAAAAGCGAGAGCAAAGGTGGAAGTAATGCTTTAGTCGTTTCAACTTTCGGATTAAGTGAAGATATTGTCAAAAAAGACATCATCGCTCCATTTGAAAAAGAGAATGAAGCGAAAGTTACCTTAGAAGTAGGCAATAGCGCAGACCGCTTTACGAAATTAAAAAATAATCCCAATGCGGGAATTGATGTCATTGAATTAGCACAAGCAAATGCAGCACAAGGTGGAAAAGAAGGGTTATTTGAAAAAATTACAGAAAAAGAAGTACCTAATTTAAGTCAGTTAACGCCGGGAGCAAAAGAGGTTTTTGAAAGTGGTGCTGGCGTACCAATCGCTGTAAACAGTATCGGGATTGTTTACAACAAAGAAAAATTAGGCAAAGAAATTAAGAACTGGGATGACTTATGGTCAGCTGATTTGAAAGGTAAAATTTCTGTTCCAGACGTTGCCACGACGGCAGGTCCTTTAATGTTATACGTTGCTAGTGAACATGCTGGTCAAGATATTACAAAAGATAACGGGAAGGCCGCTTTTGAAGCGATGAAAGAATTAAAACCAAACGTTGTTAAAACGTATTCAAAATCGTCAGACTTAGCTAATATGTTCCAATCTGGTGAAATTGAAGCAGCTGTGGTTGCTGATTTTGCGGTTGATATTATTCAAGGCGCAGCAGAAAACGTGACGTATGTCGTCCCAGAAAGCGGCACGTATGCCAACTATAATACAGTCAATATTCCTAAAAAAGCACAAAACAAAGAAACCGCCTTTAAATTTGTTAACGCACGGATTAGTGAAGAATCACAAAAGGCCAAAGCGATTTCATTAAATGAAGGACCTACAAATCAACAAGTAACGCTAAGCGAAAAAGAAGCGAAAAATAAAACATATGGTGCCATTGCCGAACGTGCCAAAACAGTCGATTTTAATTTTATTAATAGTCAACTAGCGGATTGGATTGATCAATGGAACCGGACGATGAATCAATAGTTTTAGAAAAGAGGGACAAAATGAACGTCGATGTATTACTAAAAAATGTGTGGCTGTATCAAACAGTCACTCAAACATTCGTTCAACGAAATGTTGCGATTAAAAATGATAAATTTTATTACATTTATGAAGAAGAGAACGTCAATTTGCAGCCCAAAAAAACAATTAATGCCGAGAATCAATGGATGATTCCCGGCTTAATTGATGCACACATGCATATTGAAAGTTCCATGACGACACCTACTATTTTTTCTAAAGCAGTAGTGCGTTACGGTGTGACAACGGTGATTGCCGATGCCCATGAAATGGCTAACGTATTTGGCTTAGAAGGCTTAAAAGCTTTTATGGCCGCTGAAACAGAACTAGATATCTTTCACGCAATTCCTTCCTCGGTTCCTTCGACCACTCCCGAATTAGAAACAACTGGTGGGATTATCGGCTTAGCAGAAGTAGCAGAATTACTCAAAGAGCCAAAAGTGATTTGTTTAGGGGAAGCCATGAATTTTAAAGGGATTTCCTATGAGCCAGATTCTTTAATTCGTCAAATTATCGATTTGTGTCAAAAACAACGACCAACCATGCCTTTAGAAGGCCACTGTCCTAAAATCGAAGATCAAGAGTTAGCAGATTTTCTATATAGTGGTATCACTTCAGATCATACCCATCAATTTCCTAAAACGTTAAAAGAAAAAATTGAAGCGGGCGTCTTTATTCAATTTCAAAATAAATCAATCACTCCTGAAAACATTCAGGTGATAGTAGACAATGACTTCTACAATTATGCAAGTATTATCACGGATGACGTGATGGCTGATGATTTGCTAAAAGGTCATCTAAATGAAAATGTCAAAAAAGCCGTTCAAGCAGGGTTGCCTATCGAAAAAGCCATTTATATGGCAACTTATACGCCGGCCAAACGAATGGGTCTCCATGATCGTGGCGAAATTGCACCTGGTAAAAAAGCTGACTTTTTGTTATTAAATGACTTAGAAAGTTTTGATATTAATACGGTTTATAAATCTGGAAAGGTCGTTTTTGAAAAAGGCGAGCCCTTCCATTATCCAGAAAAAATCGAAGAGTTTCCAGCCACTTATCAACAAACCATCCAATGTAAAAGGTTAACAGAAGAAGATTTACTTTTAAAGGTGGCTACAACAAAAGAAACAGTTCGTTGTAATGTGATTCAAAAACAAGAAATTGGCACATTTACAGAGCGAATTACAAAAGAAATTCCTGTTGAAAATGGATTGTTGCAATGGCAAAAAGCCAACTGTGCCTTATTAATTGTGATGGAACGTTACGGAAAAAATGGTAATATTTCTTTTTCTTTAATGGATCAACCCCTTTCCGAGAAAGGAGCCATTGCGACAACCTGGGCCCATGATCATCATAATTTAATGGTGATGGGTAATACGATTGAGGATATTCTGTTAGCGCAGAATGAATTATTAGCGATGCAAGGCGGCTATTTGGTTGCTTCGGATCAGCAAGTGATGGCAACTTGTCCTTTACCAATTGGTGGGATTTTATCGCAAGCACCGATTGAACAATTAGGCGCTTCTTTACAAAAAGTTCGACAAGCTATGCAAGCGTTAGGCTATCAAAATATGAATGAAATCATGTCCTTTTCCACACTATCATTGCCTGTCTCGCCAGCCATTAAAGTGACAGATTTTGGGATGATGGATACGAAGTCACAACGTTTCTATCCATTAGTTTTTCCAGAGGATGGAGTTCTTTTGCATGAAAACACTCATTAAAAATGTGCATATACTAACAATGGATGAGCAATTTTCAGAAATCAAAGCCGGCTATTTAGTGATTGAAGAAGACACAATTGTGGAATTAGCACCAATGACCACACTTGATGAAAAGCGAATGGCTGCAAATCAAGTAATCGATGGTCAAAATGGAATTTTAATGCCTGGGATGATTAACACCCATACCCATGTAGGCATGATTCCGTTTCGTTCGTTAGGAGACGATGTGCCAGATCGACTCCGGCGTTTTCTTTTTCCATTAGAACAATTCATGACAAAAGAATTAGTAGGATGCAGTAGTGATTATGCAATTGCCGAAATGTTACTGAGTGGTATTACGAGCTTTTGTGATATGTATTATTTTGAAGATGAAATTGCTAAAAGTTGTGAAAAAATGAGTGTTCGTGCTTTGCTCGGAGAGACGATCATTGATATGCCCACTTGTGATAGTCCGGAGCCTTCAGGCGGTCTTTTTTACGCGGAAACCTTTATTCGCAAGTGGCAAGGCCATCCGTTGATTACGCCTATACTTGCGCCACATGCACCGAATACCAACTCACCAGAAGTGTTGGCAAAAATTATTGAACTTAGTCGGCGATACCAAGTTCCTGTGACCATGCACGTTGCTGAAATGACTTATGAAATGGCTGAGTTTGAAAAAGCCTATCAAAAAACACCAATTGCTTTCTTAGAAGAACTGGGTTATTTGAGCGAGCCGTTTATTTTAGCGCATTGTATTTTGGCAACAGATGAAGATCTTGCGAGTTTAGCTGCGACTAATGGAAAAGCGCGTGTCGCTCATTGTATCGGTGCGAATACTAAATCAGCCAAAGGCGTAGCGCCGATTAAGCAAATGCTTGATCAAGGGATTATTGTCGGTTTAGGCACGGATGGACCTAGTAGTGGGAATACATTAGATTTATTCACCCAAATGCGCATGGTTGCGAATTTTCATAAGACAGCACACCAAGATCGCTCCTTGTTTCCTGCGAAAGAAATTGTTTATCTGGCAACGATGGGGGGCGCTAAAACATTAGGTTTGGCGGAGCAAGTCGGCTCATTGGAAGTGGGCAAAAAAGCGGATATAACATTAATTGAAACGCAATCAGTTAATATGTTTCCGATTTTTGATGCCTATTCAGCGTTGGTTTATTCAGCAAATGCTAGCAATGTTGAAGCCGTTTGGGTGAACGGTCAACAGTTAGTTGCCAATAAAGAATTACAACAAGCTAATCTCAAAGAAATCAAGGAAAAATTATATCAGGCCATGAATACGTTTGTGAAAGAAGCTAAAAAAAGAGCTGCTCTCTAAACAAAGCAAGTATGACGTATCGGATTGATTAAATAACGCTGAATTGACGTTTAGTGATTCAGGTTCTAATAGAGCTCAGACAAACTTTTAATGAAAGAGTTGTCTGTGTTCTTTTTTGTTATAAACATTTTTCTTTTTCTATATATATTTTTAAGGTAAGTTGTATTATAGTAAGTTTGAGAAGATGAGAATGAGAGGAAAAGCAATGAATATACAACGGTTTATAGAAAAACGCAAAGCACGTGGTTTGTCGCAAAGTGAATTAGCTAAAGGGATTTGTACGCAAGTTACGGTTAGTCGCTTTGAAAAGAATGGTCAAGTCCCAACTTTAAAAATATTGATCCAACTATGTAATCGTTTAGAGCTACCTTTGGGGGAACTCTTCCCGCGCGTAGGGATTAAACAACCTGAAATTCTTGAAAAAATGGAAGAAGCAGAATTCTTCTTGATTACCAGCGAACATGACCAATTGCAAACAATTTTAAAAAATATTCCTTTTGATGAAATCAAAGATTCCCAACTGTTATTAGAATATTATTATTTACAAGGCTTTGTCATGATTTTTCAAAATGCTTCGTTGATGGATTGCTTATTTACCTTTGAAAAACTTCTGTTTGAAGAGCAAAAATACACGAGCGATATTTACCGTTTGTTAGCTTTTACTGGAATTGGCATGGCCTATGCCAAAGAAGGCGAAATTGAGAAAGCGGAATTTTATTTCAATAAGGTCTTCAAGGAAATATATCTTTATACTATTCAATCAATGGAAGATACTTGGCGAGTATTAAATGTTGTCTTTCACTGTGGTGTTTTTTATGCAGAAAAAGGCGATTTAGAAACAAGTGATGCTTTGTTAGAGTATGCGATTTCCATCTGTTCTGATAATCACGTCACATATTACTTGGCAAGAGCAGCTTTCCAACTTGCGAAAAATGCCTTAGCTGAAGAAAAGCCGCAAGAGCAAATTTTAGAACTACTACAAGATGCCCGCGCGTATGCAAAAATCAATAAAAACCGCATCTTGTTGGAAGCAATTCAAACATTGAAAGAAACAATTTTATCTAAGAATAATTAGTTTATATAGAAAATTATATATTTATTTTCAAAATATAATAAAAAAAGCGTTTTTTAAAAGAGTTCAAGACATGTTACGACCTTAAATGAAAATTTTAAGGTCGTTATTTTATATAAAAAAATATATAAACGACTTGACTGGCATCAAATAAAGGCGTATGATTCATTTGTGAATAAATGTGAAATAAAACACAATCTTTCGTGGAGAGGAAGTCTTGAGGTGCAACAAAGTCAAACTATTTATTTGATGGGCACAGTAATAGATGTATTTGTAGACCATGAAGAACCTGAAAAAATTCTAGAAGAAGTGCATCAACGATTGATCACTTATGAACAACGATTTAGTGCAAATGATTCCACTTCGGAACTGATGGCTGTCAATCAACAAGCTGGGCAAAAACCAGTCAGCGTTCATCCAGAGTTGTATCAATTAATTGCATTAGGGAAAAAACATAGTTGTGATCCAGCTAGTCATTTGAATGTTACCATTGGCCCGTTAGTTCAAACATGGCGAATCGGTTTTAAAGATGCCCGTGTCCCGTCAGAAGAGGAAATTAAAGCCTGTTTGAAAAAAATTAATCCAGAAAAGATTCACTTAAATCCCTTAAAACAAACGGTTTTTTTGGAAGAAGAAGGAATGAAATTAGATCTGGGGGCTTTAGCAAAAGGCTATATCGCTGATTTACTAATTGCCTATTTGAAAGAAGTCCATGTGACGTCTACTTTGATTAATCTGGGCGGCAATATTGTGACATTGGGGCCCTCTACGCATCAAAACAAAAAATGGCGAATTGGTATTCGCAATCCGCAAAAATCCAGAGAAACAATCAGCTTACTTGTCGAAGTGGCTAATCAATCGGTTGTGACGTCGGGCATTTATGAAAGAAGTTTAACCGAAGCTGGGCGAGTCTATCACCATTTGTTGGATCCGACAACCGGTTACCCATTGGAAACTGAAATGGCCAGCCTTACAATTATCTCGGATGCTTCAGTGGATGGTGAGATTTGGACAACGCGTTTATTTGGCTATCCAATTCCAGAAGCGCTTGAAATCCTCAATCAACTAGATGGGATTGAAGGAGTCATCATTACACAAGACCAGCAAATTTTATATAGCAGCGGGTTAGCAGATACTCTTCACATTATCCATTCATAGAACCGAAAAAGAAAGGACAGCTCATTATGAAAAAAATTATCGGCTTAGTAGGAACGAACTCAGAGCAATCAACCAATCGTCAACTTTTGCAATTTATGCAACACTATTTTGCGCAGGAGGCTGATATTGAACTAGTTGAAATTGTTGACTTTCCTATGTTTAACAAGCCAGAAGACAAAGTTTTGCCAGAAATAGTTAAAACGGTTGCTGAAAAAATTGAAGCAGCAGATGGCGTCATTATCAGTACGCCTGAATATGACCATGCGGTGCCGGCTTCTTTGATGAATGCCCTAAGTTGGTTATCTTACGGGATTTTTCCGTTTGTTGATAAACCAGTTATGATTACTGGTGCATCCTATGGCACGTTAGGTTCCTCTAGAGCACAAGCACATCTACGTCAAATTTTAGATGCTCCTGAATTGAAAGCACGAATTATGCCAAGCTCTGAATTTCTATTAGCGCATTCCTTACAAGCTTTTGATGAAAACAATGCGTTAAAAGATTCAGAACAAATAGATAAACTAGCTGGTTTGTTTGCAGATTTTTGTGTATTTATTGAAATTACAGAACAGCTGAAACATGCGCATGCGCAAAATAAAAAAGAAGCAGAAAATTTCTCATGGGAAACGATTTAACGAAATGGAGTGAATAAAATGAAATTAATTGGGATCGTCGGATCAAACGCTGATTCTTCTTATAATCGGTTACTACTGCAATATATTGGCAAAGAGTTTTATAAAATGTTCGACTTGGAAATTTTAGAAATTAAAGATATTCCAATGTTTAATCAAAGTAAGGATCAAACGAACAGTGTCTTGATTCAGAATATGAATCGCAAAATTTTACAAGCAGACGGCGTAATTATTGCGACGCCCGAACATAACCATACCATTCCTGCCGGTTTGAAAAGTGTGTTAGAATGGTTATCTTTCAAAATTCATCCGCTGGAAAATAAACCAGTAATGATTGTTGGTTGCTCTTATTATGATCAAGGAACCTCGCGTGCGCAATTACATCTCCGTCAAATTCTTGATGCACCTGGTGTCAATGCAATCGTGATGCCTGGAAACGAGTTTTTATTAGGAAAAGCGAAAGAAGCATTTGATGAAAACGGCAACTTAATTGCGGAGGGAACACGTCAATTTTTAGAAAGCACATTACAAAAATTCGTGGAATTCATTGATGTGATTTCAAAATTAGAAGGGGCTAAGCCAAAAGACTTACCTGAGGATTTACATGCAAAAGGAACCATTGAAACAACGATCGAAGGGGTTGATATGGCAGCAGATGATTGGGTAGAACAAGCAGCAGAAGCGGTTCAGGCTGTGGAAGGCGACACATATGTAAAATTAGATCGAGGCATTTTAACCGTAGATCAGCTAAATTATTTCTTAAAATCAATGCCAATGGAATTGACTTATGCAGACAGTAACAATCAATTTTTATATTACAATAAAAAAATGGCTGCTGAAGAAATGTTTGCTAAACGGCAACCAGGACAAGTTGGTAATCCATTAGCGAATTGCCATCCGCCAAAAGCATTGAAAAATGTAGAATGGGTGATTCAACAATTACGGTCAGGAAAAACAGATGCTATTCGCGTTCATGTTCCAATGCACGGACCAGATACCTATGTAGTGCATAATTATCAAGCGATGTATGATGATAATGGAAATTACGCGGGAATTAATGAGTATATTTTAGACTTTAAACCAATTGTTGATTGGTATTTAAAACAAACTGGGCAAGAATTAGTCGGTGGAAAAAACGTCGATGCAGTCAGTGGTGCCTCCAAAAAAGAAGCGCCAGAAACGGCAGATAGTGTATCAAGTGCATCAGTCCATGAAGAAGAGTCAGCGACCGAAAAGCCAACAGTTGACAGCGTTTCTAGCGCTTCAATTAAAGAGTAAAATAACAGCAAAAAATAGCGGCAACAAGTAGTCATACTGTATTCAGATTAGCAATGCCAAATGAGGACTTTTATTGACAGAAGCTGATACTTAAAAGAGTAAGAACTTTATAGGAAGATAGTATAGAAGACGAACCAAAAGTTTCAATCATTTTTGACGAATAGGCTAGAAAAGAAACAGAAAATTAGTCAAACAAATCAGCTTTTCTTTAAATTTAAAGTAAAAAAATAACAAAAAAAGCCTCCTTGGTGACGCAAGGGGGCTTTTTTTGGTTAAAATAATACTTTTCTATGAAGATTCCTAAATATTGAAAGAATCATTTTTAAATTTGTGGAAAAAATAAGCAAGATTGACACTCACGTCTTGTTAAAAAAATAGATACTTAAGGCGTGATAGTTTGGAGTTGAAAATGTGACTACTTTGTTAGATGAATTATTAGACCAAGAATTCCGAGATAAATTACTTATTTATCAAACTTTTATGAATAGTGAAGGTCCATTATTAAAAGAAGAATTTTATGGATATTTTGATTTATCCACTCAAAAGTTAGAATCGTTGTGCCGTCAAATAAATTATGAATGTACACAGATTTCTTCAAGGAGTCAAATTCTTTTTCCAGCTAAAGGACTGATTAGTGCGCAAAAATTATCGCAAATTGATTATCAAGCCTTAAGAAAATATTATTTTGATCAATCACTAATGGCCAAGTTGTTTCTTGATGTGGGCCTCTATCAAAAGCACACGATTCAAGAATTTTCTCAAATTCATTTTATGAGCAAAAGCAAAATTTATGCCTTCTCGTATAAACTAAATCTGATTTTAGCTAATTGGCGTATTAAATTAAAGTCAACAGGCTTGGTTGGAGAAGAGAAAAATATCCGAAGTTTTTGTTTTCAATGCTTGTATTATTTTTATGGAAGTAATCAAGAAAGGCTGCCTAACATTTTGCTGGAAAATAGTCCTGGCATTAAACAATTTATAAACGATCTACAATTGATGTATCAAAGAACGTTTAGTCTTAATCAAAGCGCACAACTATTTATTCTTTTAACGATTCAACGTTTTCGTGTATTTTCTGATCATGTAGTGGACTCTTTTACGGAAGTTCATGTGCCTAGCTGTTTACAGCATGCGTTTGAAAAAATTTATACAAGCGAAACCCCTCTTTTTAAAGAGGATTTTGGCAAAGAGACTTCATATATTTTTCTTTTTTTAAGTTTAAATGAATACATTGATAGTCCGATTGTTTTTCCAGACAAGTTAACCATGTTAGACGAATTTATTGATCATATGAATAGTGTTATTCCTTTCTTTGAAAAGCGAATTACGGTGGAAACAAAAGAAAAATTAAAGTTGATTTGTTATCGCTGGGACCGCCTATACTTTTCAGTGGCTGCATTTATTCCCGCCAAGCAGAGCAGTTTCTTTGAAGAGCGGTTTCCTCAAATTCATCGCGCCTTAGATGGTTTTATACAAAAGACAGAGTCGCTGTATCAAAAACGATTTTTAATGTATGAACGCGTGCATCTATACTATGATTTTATGTTTTGTTTGTTAAATGATCGGTCTTTTTGCGCAATTGAAAAAACGATTCATGTATTTGTTGATTTTTCTGGTGGGGAGGATTATAACCGCTTTATTGCAAAAATTATTGCTTCTTTCAATTATATGGATGTGATGATTGATCACAAATTAACCTTAGAAACCGATTTGTATTTGTCCGATTTTTATAGTTCGAAAGTACGGTGTCGTCAATTGACATGGCGTCATTTGCCGGAAACAAAAGATTGGCAAGTATTTGCTGAGGTAGTCAGAGAACTAAGAAAGGGAGAGACTCAGAAAAATGAGCACTATGGGAGAGACCCAATCGAGATGTGGCGAGAACAAGAATACGAAGGATAGTCAATTGAGACAAGCAGGTAACTATAAAGATTTAACTGGTCAAAAGTTTGGTGAGTTGACAGTAGTAGCACCAACGGCAAAAAGAAAAGAAGGGCTAATTGTTTGGGCCTGTCGCTGTTCTTGTGGGAGCTATACAGAAGCTTCAAGAAGACAACTAATTCGTGGGTATCGAACCAAATGTGCGCACCATCGCTATCAAACAATGTTGAAAAAAAACTATCATGAATTAGTCGTGGTACGGATCGAAAGTATTCAACAGACAATGAAAGCGTATTGTCTGTGTTCGTGCGGACAATCTTGCTGGGTTCGCTGTGAAAATTTGTTGAATGGCCATACCAAAAGTTGCGGTCATCGTAAAAAGAAGGATTACCGACAAAGAGTTGCTGGTGTAATTCCAGGGAAGTTGCAAAGTAAACGCCCCAAAAATAATAGCAGTGGACACAAAGGGGTGAGCCAGACCGCTTCTGGGAAATGGCTGGCTTATATCTCTTTGAAAGGCAAGCGCCATAACTTAGGTATCTTTACGAAAAAAAGTGAAGCAATTTTAGCAAGAAAATTAGCAGAACGTCGTCTATTTCAACCAATTTTACAACAAGAAATAGTGACTATAAATAAGGAAGATTAGCAACAGAGAGGATGCGAAAGATGTTAGCAGGCTTATTTTCAGTAACTGGAATGATTTTATTGGGGATTTTATTTTGCTTAATTGGTTATCAAACGTTTCGAAAACATCATCATTAAGAGAAGAATGTTCTAGCTAGATAATTTCATCGACAGATGAAATTATCTAGCTTTTTTTATAAAAAAGCTAAGAAAAGGATAAGAGATTGTGGAAATTCTTTAGGTTGTTTAACAAAGCCTTAATTTCCTTTGTTTTAGATTGTGGTTAAAAAGATTTTTCTCTATACTAAGTCTTCGGAAATCAAAGAAAAGAAAGGAGCGAGTGATGTGGTTAAAAAAATTGGTTTAAGTATAATGCTCTTATTTTTTTTCTTAATTATCGCACTCCCAATCTATGCGTGGAAGATTGAGCCGAATTTAGTTCACGTTAATCAGGTGACTTTGGGAAAGAAAAATCAACGAGAACCATTGAATGTTGTGCAACTTTCGGATATACAAGTTTCAGAATTTTATGAGACGAAGCGGTTAGATAAAGTCATAAAAAAAGTCAATCGTGAAAAACCAGATATTATCGTTTTTACAGGTGATTTATTTGACAATTATGCCAAAAATCCGCAACAAAAAGAACCGATGATTGAAAAATTAAAACAGTTGCAAGCGACAATTGGGAAATATGCAGTTTGGGGAAATCATGATTACGGTGGCGGTGCTTCTTCGGTGTATGATGAAGTCATGGAGGCCAGTGGCTTTACCGTTATGAAAAACCAAGGAGAAACAGTAACCTTAGCAGATGGACGCCGTCTTTTTATTGGTGGTTTAGATGACTCGTTATTAGGAAATCCTTCCGTTTCAGAAACATTGTCCTATCGAGAAACGTATGACTATGCGTTATTAATGACCCATGAACCAGATGTCGCGGATGCATTTGTTGGTACGGGTACACAGTTAGTTTTAGCAGGACATAGCCATGGCGGACAAATTTGGATTCCTTTATATCCAATCACAAATGTTTTAGCTGAAAAGTATACCAGAGGATTGTATCAGTTGGATCAAGAAACGCAACTATATGTTAATACAGGCTTAGGGACGACCGCCATTCATGCCCGTTTTGGGGTGATCCCTGAAATTACACATTTTACTATCTATATTTAAAAAGTCTGGTCAATCCGACCAGACTTTTTTCTGTTATTTAACAGAATTATTTTTAAGAAAAAGATGTTCATATTTTGGTGAAACGTTTCTATAAAATGCTTTAAAATATCTAGAAAAGAGTATTTTTATGGAAAAAGAAGCAGGGGAAATAATTTCTTTATAAATGGTCTATAGCGCTTTTTAATGCTGTTATTTTTAAATAAAACCACAATGTAAGGGTTTACAACCGTTTGAAGTGAATGTATAATCTGTTTGTAGAAACGTTTCACTAAAAAGAAAGGAACCCTGCTTATGAAAAAACTAAAAAAGTTTTATGATCAGCGGCAATTGCATTGGATGGTACTTCCGGGTGTAGCATTCATGATTGTCTTTAACTACATTCCAATTTATGGAATTATCATTGCTTTTAAAAATTATACGATTGTTGACACGGTTTCTTCTGCACCATGGGTTGGACTTGAAAATTTTCGAATCATTATGGAAGATAGTTTTTTTTGGGAAGCAGTTCGTAATACCTTAGCGATTAGTTTAATGAAACTTTTTTTAGGATTCGCTATTCCGATTATCTTAGCGGTAATGATTTTTGAAATGAGAGATGGACATTTAAAAAAAGTGATTCAGACAATTTCTTATATTCCGCACTTTTTTTCTTGGATCGTTTTAGGCGGGATGTTGATTTCGTGGCTTTCAACAAATGGCTTTATCAACCAAGTCATGATGTCGTTAGGCTTAATGAATCAGGGCGTCAATCATTTGTTAGATCCTGATAAGTATTGGTGGATTGCTGTTCTTTCTGATTTGTGGAAAGAAGTAGGTTGGGGCACGATTCTCTATCTTGCTGGTATGTCTCGCATTGATCCAACGTTTTATGAAGCCGCGAGAATTGATGGTGCTTCAAAATTAACACAAATCCGAACGATTACTTTGCCCTTATTAGCGCCGATTATTTCGTTGAACTTAATTCTAAATGTTAGCGGTTTATTGGGATCGAACTTAGATCAAACGTTGGTTTTAATGAATGCTCAAAACCAAAACAAATCAGAAGTAATTAATTCATTTGTTTATCGTAT from Enterococcus faecalis includes the following:
- a CDS encoding FAD:protein FMN transferase, whose translation is MQQSQTIYLMGTVIDVFVDHEEPEKILEEVHQRLITYEQRFSANDSTSELMAVNQQAGQKPVSVHPELYQLIALGKKHSCDPASHLNVTIGPLVQTWRIGFKDARVPSEEEIKACLKKINPEKIHLNPLKQTVFLEEEGMKLDLGALAKGYIADLLIAYLKEVHVTSTLINLGGNIVTLGPSTHQNKKWRIGIRNPQKSRETISLLVEVANQSVVTSGIYERSLTEAGRVYHHLLDPTTGYPLETEMASLTIISDASVDGEIWTTRLFGYPIPEALEILNQLDGIEGVIITQDQQILYSSGLADTLHIIHS
- a CDS encoding amidohydrolase — encoded protein: MKTLIKNVHILTMDEQFSEIKAGYLVIEEDTIVELAPMTTLDEKRMAANQVIDGQNGILMPGMINTHTHVGMIPFRSLGDDVPDRLRRFLFPLEQFMTKELVGCSSDYAIAEMLLSGITSFCDMYYFEDEIAKSCEKMSVRALLGETIIDMPTCDSPEPSGGLFYAETFIRKWQGHPLITPILAPHAPNTNSPEVLAKIIELSRRYQVPVTMHVAEMTYEMAEFEKAYQKTPIAFLEELGYLSEPFILAHCILATDEDLASLAATNGKARVAHCIGANTKSAKGVAPIKQMLDQGIIVGLGTDGPSSGNTLDLFTQMRMVANFHKTAHQDRSLFPAKEIVYLATMGGAKTLGLAEQVGSLEVGKKADITLIETQSVNMFPIFDAYSALVYSANASNVEAVWVNGQQLVANKELQQANLKEIKEKLYQAMNTFVKEAKKRAAL
- a CDS encoding helix-turn-helix domain-containing protein, which produces MRMRGKAMNIQRFIEKRKARGLSQSELAKGICTQVTVSRFEKNGQVPTLKILIQLCNRLELPLGELFPRVGIKQPEILEKMEEAEFFLITSEHDQLQTILKNIPFDEIKDSQLLLEYYYLQGFVMIFQNASLMDCLFTFEKLLFEEQKYTSDIYRLLAFTGIGMAYAKEGEIEKAEFYFNKVFKEIYLYTIQSMEDTWRVLNVVFHCGVFYAEKGDLETSDALLEYAISICSDNHVTYYLARAAFQLAKNALAEEKPQEQILELLQDARAYAKINKNRILLEAIQTLKETILSKNN
- a CDS encoding adenine deaminase C-terminal domain-containing protein produces the protein MEPDDESIVLEKRDKMNVDVLLKNVWLYQTVTQTFVQRNVAIKNDKFYYIYEEENVNLQPKKTINAENQWMIPGLIDAHMHIESSMTTPTIFSKAVVRYGVTTVIADAHEMANVFGLEGLKAFMAAETELDIFHAIPSSVPSTTPELETTGGIIGLAEVAELLKEPKVICLGEAMNFKGISYEPDSLIRQIIDLCQKQRPTMPLEGHCPKIEDQELADFLYSGITSDHTHQFPKTLKEKIEAGVFIQFQNKSITPENIQVIVDNDFYNYASIITDDVMADDLLKGHLNENVKKAVQAGLPIEKAIYMATYTPAKRMGLHDRGEIAPGKKADFLLLNDLESFDINTVYKSGKVVFEKGEPFHYPEKIEEFPATYQQTIQCKRLTEEDLLLKVATTKETVRCNVIQKQEIGTFTERITKEIPVENGLLQWQKANCALLIVMERYGKNGNISFSLMDQPLSEKGAIATTWAHDHHNLMVMGNTIEDILLAQNELLAMQGGYLVASDQQVMATCPLPIGGILSQAPIEQLGASLQKVRQAMQALGYQNMNEIMSFSTLSLPVSPAIKVTDFGMMDTKSQRFYPLVFPEDGVLLHENTH
- a CDS encoding NADPH-dependent FMN reductase → MKKIIGLVGTNSEQSTNRQLLQFMQHYFAQEADIELVEIVDFPMFNKPEDKVLPEIVKTVAEKIEAADGVIISTPEYDHAVPASLMNALSWLSYGIFPFVDKPVMITGASYGTLGSSRAQAHLRQILDAPELKARIMPSSEFLLAHSLQAFDENNALKDSEQIDKLAGLFADFCVFIEITEQLKHAHAQNKKEAENFSWETI
- a CDS encoding ABC transporter substrate-binding protein, whose product is MKKRVILGTLVAATLLMTACGNSEATTKSESKGGSNALVVSTFGLSEDIVKKDIIAPFEKENEAKVTLEVGNSADRFTKLKNNPNAGIDVIELAQANAAQGGKEGLFEKITEKEVPNLSQLTPGAKEVFESGAGVPIAVNSIGIVYNKEKLGKEIKNWDDLWSADLKGKISVPDVATTAGPLMLYVASEHAGQDITKDNGKAAFEAMKELKPNVVKTYSKSSDLANMFQSGEIEAAVVADFAVDIIQGAAENVTYVVPESGTYANYNTVNIPKKAQNKETAFKFVNARISEESQKAKAISLNEGPTNQQVTLSEKEAKNKTYGAIAERAKTVDFNFINSQLADWIDQWNRTMNQ